From Bacillus sp. Bos-x628, the proteins below share one genomic window:
- the rfbA gene encoding glucose-1-phosphate thymidylyltransferase RfbA, with protein MKGIILAGGSGTRLYPLTKIISKQLLPIYDKPMIYYPLSVLMMAGIRDILFISSPHDISKFEQLFGDGSQFGLHFEYKVQQEPAGIAEALIIGEEFIGKDQVTMILGDNIFYGHQLIEKIKKSHKNTKGATIFAYKVSDPSRFGVVNFDPDHRILSIEEKPRKPRSSYAITGLYIFDHQSVCFAKQLKPSNRGELEITDIHSQYLAMNQLNLQLLGRGHVWLDAGTHSSLLEASQFIETIETRQNLKIACLEEIAYNENYISKKELENMTNDFSNNSYKEYLQSLLEEH; from the coding sequence ATGAAAGGAATTATTTTGGCGGGAGGCAGTGGAACAAGACTGTACCCATTAACAAAAATTATTTCAAAACAACTTCTTCCTATTTATGACAAACCTATGATTTACTACCCGCTATCCGTTTTGATGATGGCAGGTATTAGAGACATTTTATTTATATCAAGTCCACATGACATTTCGAAATTTGAGCAACTATTTGGAGATGGTTCTCAATTTGGTCTCCACTTCGAATACAAGGTGCAGCAGGAACCGGCAGGTATAGCAGAAGCTTTAATTATTGGTGAAGAATTTATAGGAAAAGATCAGGTAACGATGATACTTGGTGATAATATTTTTTATGGACATCAATTAATAGAGAAAATTAAAAAAAGTCATAAAAACACAAAAGGTGCCACGATTTTTGCCTATAAAGTTAGTGATCCATCAAGGTTTGGGGTTGTCAACTTTGATCCAGATCACCGTATCCTATCAATTGAAGAAAAGCCAAGGAAACCTCGGTCGAGTTATGCCATCACTGGGCTATATATTTTTGATCATCAATCGGTTTGTTTCGCTAAACAGTTAAAACCGTCTAATCGTGGAGAATTGGAAATAACAGATATTCATAGTCAATATTTAGCGATGAATCAATTGAATCTACAATTACTTGGAAGAGGGCATGTATGGCTAGATGCAGGTACACATAGTTCACTCTTAGAGGCATCTCAGTTTATTGAAACGATTGAAACAAGACAAAATTTAAAAATTGCTTGTTTAGAAGAAATTGCCTACAATGAGAATTATATCTCAAAAAAAGAACTTGAAAACATGACTAATGATTTTTCGAACAATTCTTATAAGGAATATTTACAGAGTTTATTAGAGGAACATTAA
- the rfbC gene encoding dTDP-4-dehydrorhamnose 3,5-epimerase, with product MKVYETKLENVLVIETDMYQDARGYFSETYNQHDFNEAGIKVTFIQDNHSFSKDAGVLRGLHFQEPPFAQSKLVRVTSGAIYDVIVDIRSKSRTFGQWISIILSAENKKQVFVPEGFAHGFCTLTSDTNVIYKTDAYYSREHESGIIWNDSDLNIPWPVKEPFLSTKDEFLPIFKHLSILEEKFK from the coding sequence ATGAAGGTATATGAGACCAAATTAGAAAATGTTCTTGTTATTGAGACAGATATGTATCAAGATGCAAGAGGTTACTTTTCTGAAACGTATAACCAACATGATTTTAATGAGGCTGGTATAAAAGTCACTTTTATACAAGACAATCATTCATTTTCAAAAGATGCAGGGGTATTGAGGGGGCTTCATTTTCAAGAGCCTCCTTTTGCTCAATCTAAATTGGTAAGGGTGACTTCGGGTGCAATATACGATGTCATCGTTGATATTCGATCAAAATCTCGCACCTTTGGCCAATGGATTTCTATCATCTTGAGCGCAGAAAATAAAAAGCAGGTATTTGTACCAGAAGGCTTTGCACACGGATTCTGTACTCTCACTAGCGATACAAATGTTATATACAAAACAGATGCATACTATTCAAGAGAACACGAATCTGGAATCATATGGAATGACTCGGATCTCAATATTCCCTGGCCAGTAAAAGAGCCATTTCTTTCAACAAAAGATGAATTTCTCCCTATTTTCAAACATTTAAGTATTTTGGAAGAGAAATTTAAATGA